In Aspergillus nidulans FGSC A4 chromosome II, the genomic stretch CAGCCCATCAGCACTAAGATAAGGCTAGTCCTATAGAGGCTAGTCTAGCACCAGAAAGAGCTAAGCTTGGTCTCAGACAGGCCAGTCCCTGCAAATGTAGATAAATCAGCCAATAAAAAGTAGTTAACTTCCAGCTATTGTGGGGTAAATAATGTCAGCCCCCATCCTCAGCCTCCAGCGTTTGCCATTATTAAAAGGGCAAGGGCCCGACCAAAACACTCCACGTGGAGGGTCCGACACCTAGACGGTCGCCATGCATATCATGAACGCCGTCGACAGTTTACTTGGAGTAGGATTATATTTCCTCCTGCCCGCCGCGTTGCTTTATATCATCAATACTGTCTTCTTTGGCGCTGTTTATCCCAGAGGAGTGCCTTTCATCCGTGAACGTCCTGGAAAAACCAGCTTCAGTCTAAAAACGCGCCTTGCATATCTAACCGATTGTGAGTCGCTCTTCCGCGAGGCATATCACAAGTACCTCAAAAATGGAAAGCCCGTCATTCTGCCTGGGTTCGGCGTACGCACCGAGCTCATCCTGCCGGTCAGCTCGCTGCGCTGGGCGACGACGCAGCCGGACAGCGTGCTCAGCCCCGGCGAGGCGTTTGTCGAAATCGACCAGGCCGATTACAGTCTCGGCCATTCACGGTATGTTGTTGATGCGTGGCAGGGGATGCTGGTGAAGAACGAGATGAATGCGGTGTTGGAGAATATCGTTGCCGCAATGAACGAAGAGCTGGGGGTTGCCTTTGACAGGTACTTTGGGACAGACGAGGAGAACTGGAGGGATATTGATCTGCTTGAGGCTGCAAAACTGGTCGTCGCGCAGGCTGCAAGTCGCTTTACGGTGGGGTTGTCTTTATGTATGTGCTGGTTCCaaaggaggagagaaagattgAAACGCTGACAATTGCAGGCCGCAATGAGAAATACCTCAACGATAGCTTTGACGCCATCGACGGATGTGTCATCACTGCCGGGGTTGTTGGTGGCTGTCCTCCCGTTTTGCGTCCATTGATCGGACCCATAGCCGGTTTGAAAGCGCGATTAGCGAACAGAAGGTTGCGGAAGCATATCGAGCCACTTTATCATGCACGTATGGAAGCGCTCAAGCTACCGATTGAAGACCAGCCCCAGGACCACTTCCAGATGATGTTGCGGTTCGCGCagcgggagaggaaggaggagttATACAGCCTCGACCAGATTGCAACGCGTGTGACGGTCGCCAATTTTGGCTCGATGCACCAGACTAGCATCCAAGTGACGAACATGCTGCTTAACATTCTCGCGTCTGACCCAGAATACAACACCATCGCCGTGCTTCGGGACGAAATTGACCAGGTTCTGGGATCGGACACGGCCTGGACCAAGGCTAAGGTATCCAAGATGACAAAGGCGGATAGTGTCGCGCGCGAAACACTGAGGTGCCACTCATTCGGTGGCCGGGCAGTCTTTCGCAAGGTACTGGTGGACGGGGTAACTACTGATACAGGGCTGCCGCTCCCTAAGGGGacgctcttcagcttcctcAGTCAGCCGGCTCATGTGGACGAAGAGACGTATGAGGACCCGTTCAAGTATGACCCTTTCCGGTTCTCGCGGGTCCGTGAAGCTGCAAACGATCCAGCAAAGGCTGGCTCGCTCAGCTTTGTGTCAACCGGGCCGAGTTACCTGGCCTTCAGTCATGGCAAGCATGCCTGCCCCGGGCGGTTTCTGGTGGACTTTGAGTTGAAGATGATTATCGCATACGTGCTAAAGAACTACGATATCCGGTTTCCCGAGGAGTACCAGGGGAAGAGACCGGCGAACCGGTGGGTGGCAGAGGCAGTATTTCCCCCAAGCGGCGTTAGGGTGTTGGTGAAGAGACGGCGGGCTTGATTGTgtgcttttctcctttcaGATTGATTCATGTAAATGCAAGTGATCGAAGTCTCTACCATATCCGCCTAGAAAGCTGCAAAAAGCAAGAATAAAACCGCGTGTCAGAGATGTATAACATAGCCTATATGTCTTTCAAATCCAAGTCCAACACCTCCTGCAGCAATGCAAATGGACTCTCATCGTCTCTCATTTCCTCGTCCCAGCCACCCTCACCTTCCCGCggtctcttctccagcaagACCGCCAAGTCGGCCAACCGCGGATGCATGAATATATCACCTACTGCCAGTCCCTTGACCGACTGGTCTTGACGACTGGAGGCAGAGATGTGCATCGCAACCACTGAATCACcaccgagctggaagaagttgtCGTCGGCGCCGATGGCGTCAACCTCTATGCCCAAGGAATTGGCCCAGATTCGTTGCAGggctttctccatctcggtTGACGGGGGAACGCGGGTTCCGCTAGACTCACCCGCGAAGTActgctccagttcttcagTGGGCATGCTTTCAACTGTTTGTTTGATGGCGCGTCTGTCGAGTTTGCCAGAGACAGTCAGGGGAATTTCAGTGACCGGGATATACAGACTGGGGACCATGTACGACGGTAGCAATGAGGACAGGGTCTTCTTGAGCTGCGTAAAGATCACCGGGTCTGGTTTATGTCCGTTCTCGCGCTCAATAACGGCTGCAAGACgcatctgcttctctccACGCGATATTGCCACAACAGCCGTGTGCTTGACATGGGGTAGATGGCGTCCAATCCAATGTTCGATCTCGCCCAGCTCGACCCGCTGCCCGCGGATCTTGATCTGCGTGTCAATGCGACCGAGGTATAGGATCTGGCCGTCTTCGGTTTGCTTTGCCAAATCACCAGTTCGATAGACGCGGCAGTCCGAGAGAGCGAAGCGGGAGGCAAAGGAAGGGTTCTGGATAATGGCAGCCTCCGTTTTGGCTGGATCGCCTAGATATCCCCTAGCCAGACCAGGACCCTCGATTAGGAGCTCTCCAGGCGTGCCAACAGGACACAGGCGGTTGGGGTCTGTAGGGTCAGCGATCCAGGTACGAGACCCCATACCAAACCCGATGCTCTGAGCATTCGATAGGTCAGAGATGGGGCCATTGCAGGTTGAGTTGATGGAGCACTCTGTTGGTCCGTAGACGTTCAGTACTTCAGCATGCTTGTACCAAGTTTCCACAACAGAATCCTGGATCTGCTCGCCAGCTAAGATTAAAACCTTCAGGCTGGGAACTTGGTCAGGCGTGAGGAGCCGAGCCACAGTTGAAGTCAGATTTGCGAAGTTGACATTCATGCCCCTCATGACGCCGGCAAGATCGTTCATCCTGTCAGCCTCTGACGGGACACAGACGGTGCCTCCACTGGCAAGCGTGGTGAAATAATCCTGCAGCACGGCGTCGAAGGTGTGTGCCGCGAACTGAATCGTGCGTGTATGGGTCCCAAGACCAAAGCGGGCGCCATGGGTCTTGATTGCCGTTGATAAATTGGAGTGAGTGAGGACGACGCCTTTGGCTTTGCCGGTACTGCCGCTGGTGAAGACTATCCAGGCTGCGTTGGCCGGCGTGACGGATGTTTGTGGCGCAGCAGTCGGTAGGCTGTTGAGCAGTTGCGTATCGATGGGCACTAGAGTCAAACCCCGTGAAGGGGTGAGCTCCAACAGACGCTCGAATTGCTGTGcatcaacaagaacaagctTCGCGCCGGTATCCTCGATGATGCTGGCAATGTGAGGTATGGGATGGCCAGTCCCGAGGGGAACAACCACACCACCAGCTTGTAGGACAGCCAGGAAACAAACCACGGCCCAGACGGATTTGTCCATGCAAACGGGGACCGAGATCTCGGGACCGACGCCAAGCTCAATAAGGTAGCCGGCGAGCGTCGAAGCGTAGGATTGCAGCTGTGCATGCGTCAATGTTCCATCCCACGCTTCGATTGCTGCTGCCCCAGGCCGGGATCGAGCGACCTCAGCGATGAGGTCGTGTAGACAGACATCGAGAGGCTGTGCAAGGGGAAGGGCGTTCCATTGCCGAAGCTGGTTGACATCTTCAGGGCTGAGGAGGTCAAtgtccttgatcttcagGCTTCCCTCGCCATGGAGATGAAGCTGATGCACAACAGCTTCAAACTGGCTCATCAGACGAATTACCTGTGACGACGATAACATCTTCTCATCGAAACGCACATCGACTTCTATGGACTGACCAGAAAGCATGCACTCCACGTTGAGGCCGTAGCTGTCGAATTCGTCCACGGCAACAAGATGCTCAGTCACTCCGGGGATTTTGAACTTGCTCTCGCCATCACTTGCCGGCTGTACAACGAAAAGATGTTTGAGGtcgactgctgctgccagcTCGGGGACCATCTTCTTGATGCGCTGAAGACCTGTATGCTCGTAAGGTATCATATCGACGGCTTGCTGTCTCACACTCTGCAGGAACTCGTTGACGAGCTGCTCTGGATCTATGAAGATGCGCACAGGGACGGTCGTCAAGGTCGGTCCGGCGATGTTGGGCACATTGCGTACTGGAGCATTTCGCCCGGAGAGAGCAATGGCAAATACCGGATCAGTTTTGCCAACATACTGATGCACAACCAGCGCCCAAGCGCCTCGAAGAAGGTCTGGCAACATTACCTTTGTAGAGCTGGAAGCTAGATTAACTGTATGCTGATGGCGCTGCTGCGGACGAGGTCGGTAATTGGCAATTGGAAGCGCAGGAAAGTCAGCGCTCGTATCCCCACCGAGTTGGGCCTTCCAGTACGAGGCCGCTGCGTCTTGCGGCTGAGAGTGGATGTATTGAATAAACCGGGAGAAAGAGGCAATGGGTGGCAGGTCTCGACTCGCGTAGGCATCGGCGAcctgctgaagaaccaagGCTCGACTCCATCCATCGTACGTGCTATGATGAGTGGTCCATACAAAGAACCGCTGGCCATCAGGCTGATCCACAAAGGCGAAACGGTTTAAGGGCTgacccatcatcatccccgTCTGCCTGTCGGTCTCGAGGTACTCATCTAAAGATGACGACTTGTTCCAATCAATATGACGGGGAACAACCACGACCTGCAGTGAACCTGTCTGAGGCCCAGACACAATCCGTGTGCGTAGAGCCGAGGTTCGGTGGATGACAATCTGCCAGGCAGCACGGTATTGAGATAGATCGACCTCCTGTGAGAGAGCAAAAACTCTGCGGTCAATGTAGGCTGTTGGCTGCTGCGCCGTGAGAGCGATAAGCCCTTCTTGTAGAGCGGTGCACGGGAGAACGTCTTCGATTTGCTCCTTCGATAAATTACACATAGCAGCGATCTTATCCAACTCAACTGGCTCTTCGCTGGGCTCCGAGCCGCGACTTTCCCGCCACACGCTGAACGGGgctggatcttcctcatcggctTCATCTACGACGCGGCTCTCTACCGCGCGAGCAAGGTCAGGGAGACGGGGGTACTCGAAGAGATCAGCGACGCGCAGGACCAACTCCACATCCCGTGCAGCGGCGACAACGCGCATAGCTGCTACTGAGTCGCCCCCAATATGGAAGAAATGGCTATCTGCGCTGATCTGCGAGACATCAACACCGAGAGTCTTGGCCCACAGCTTCTGCAGTTTGAATTCGGTCTCAGTGGAAGGCTCCTGGTGTGATCCACTGACGGCGAGATACTGCTGTAGCTGCACGTCGTCTAGTTCGTTGATGAACTGGGTCACTGCCCGGCGGTCGATCTTGCCGGATAGGTTCAGCGGTAGCTGTGAGACGGGCGCGTACATTGTTGGCGACATGTACGGGGGAAGATGCTCTAACAGGTCATTGCGCAGCTGATGCAATGCCTTAGACAGTGGCTCGGTCAGGGGTAGCAACTGGGGCAGAACTGTGGATTCTCCAATCTTCGTGACGGGAGAGATATCATCGTCGCTATGCCTGACGTCCTCGTAATCCTCTTTGAATTCGACAGCCGCAACAAGAGATTTCTGCTCCTTCCCTTGTCCGCGTTCGATTACGAGGACTGCTACGCGCCGGACCTCCTTGAGCCGCTGCATGATCCAGTATTCGATCTCACCGATTTCGACTCTTTGCCCGCGGATCTTGACCTGCGTGTCTCGTCTGCCCATATGAACAAGGGACCCATCTCTCTTCTGGCGAACAAGGTCGCCTGAGCGATAGAAGCGACGCTCACTTTTTTGGAACAGAACCTTCCATGCGGGAGTAGCAGCCTCGAGATGTTTGACGAAAGCCGGATTCGTAATGAATGCGCCCGCTGTCTTCTCTGGGTCGTTCAGATAGCCACGGGAGAGCATGGGACCTTCGATCAGAAGCTCGCCGGGCACGCCGACAGGGCACAGCTGGTTTGGGTCTGTAGGCAATGCCACCCAAAGTCGAGTCCCAGTGGGGTAGCCGACATTGGCAGCTTGAGCAGGGTCCGTGACAGGACCAGCTGCGACAGCAATGATGGTACATTCTGAGGGTCCAACGGAATTGAAGACTCGAGCATGTGGCGACCATTTCTCTATGATCCCAGGGTCCATAGCCTCTCCTCCAGCGACGACAGTGCGGATCACTGGGAGATCAGCAGGGTTTAACAAGCCAAGCACGGTCGGAGTCAAATTGACGTAGTTGACAGCGAGCCCCTGCAGAGCTTCGGTGAGACTGTTCATGCGGCTTTCCTCGGAGAAGATACAGACACATCCCCCGTGGAAGAGGGTCATGACGATATCAGAGAGACTGACATCGAAAGTGTATGAAGCAAACTGTGCTGTACGGGTAACACAGTTGACGCCAAATACCGCTCCGTGGGCGATAACACTTGTGGAAATGTTCTGATGCAGCAGTACAACCCCCTTTGGGACACCTGTTGAGCCTGAAGTGTAGATGACCCAGGCAGCATTGTCGGGCGTCACCCCGGAGACTGGGGGCTTAGGGATTGTTGGCAGAGAGTCTAGAAGCTGCTGATCCACCGTGAGCATGGCAGCATTTTCCACCTCAAGACCTGCAAGCCGGTCTCCATGCTTACCGTCAACAAGCAGGGCGACAGCAGCTGTATCATTCAGAAGTTCCCTTATGCGTGCTCGAGGGTGGGAAACTCCCAGCGGAACGACGATGCCACCGGCCATGAGAACTGCCAGCATGGAGACAATCGCCCACTTCGACTTGTCCATGCAGATACCAACAAACCGTTCGGGCCCTACCCCAAGCTGATCCCGCAAATGATGGGCCAGGGTCGATGCCTGAACAGTGAGGTCATGGTATGTCAGGTTCCCATCCCACGAGTTGACGGCTGCAGCACCTGGCTGAAGCTTGGAGATTTCCATAATCTTGTCATGCACGCACACTCGTTCCGGCTTCGGGATGCTTGCGTTCCATTGCGCTAGCTGGGAGACCTCGCCCGGAGAGAGAAGACTGATATTAGAAACAGTGCTGTCCGGGGAGTCAATGATCCCTCTGATTGCGGCCTCGAATGCACCCAGCATCGTTCTGGCGCTTTCCTCGTCGAGCCTGGAGCCCCAGAAATCCAGATCAACGGAGAGGCCATCGGCGCCTGCGGCAATGCCCAGAGAGATGTCGTACTGCAAGACGTCAGAGGTCAGTAACAGGATAGGTTAAACACAGCTCACATCAGTAGGATTAGCTTTGCCCTCAATTTTAACTAAGAGACCAGCTCTctgcgcagcagcatcatctaGGGCTCGTTGAAATGACATGGTCGTATTACTCAGCTGCCGCGCTGACTTGGATGTGCTATTCGCCTCCAGAGGCGATAACTGGGACATGGCCTGTAATGCATCCCTATGGATGCGCTGCAGGATCTTGGGTAACTCATCAGCTGGACCGAGCTGAATGGAGCACATCGAGGTCTGCACGATCGGGCCGATGACCTCCTGCACACCAGGAATGGACATGGAGCGACCAGAGTTGACGTACGAAAAGCAGACACTGTCTGTGCCGGCGTAGCAGCGCAGGACAAGCCCCCAGGCTAGCTGGCACACTGTCGCAAGTGTCACAGAGTATCTCGCGCAGACGGATTGGACGAGTCGAGAATCGAGAGGTACGTTTGCGCTGACCGTCTGAAAGTCAAATAGCCCTTCGTTTGGTCTGTCCATTGGAACTGTTAGAGGGCTCATCTCCATGCCGGACTCCTTTCTGGATGTGTTTAGCTGAGCAGGTTCGAGGAGGTAGGAGGAGACATAATCAGCGTATGACAGGGGTGCCGCCGCCAGCCCGCCATCACGGTAGGCGTCGCTCAAGTCCTTTAACAAGACTTCAGCCGACTGTCCATCAATGAGGAGATGTGAGATGTCGAATTTTAGATAAACCTCCGAGGGAGAGACCTGGACCAGCTGTAGTCGGTGTGGGATCGAGTGCGGCTGAAAGACGATTGGGTTATTCACGTTGAACTTGACTGAGCCTAAGTGGTCGGCTCCTTCATAGTGTTCAACTGCCGGAATGATCCCAGCCAGAATGACTTGGTTGTAGTGCCCTGGTCGCTGTGTGCTCTCAACCAGGACCGTCCGTAGGCTGGAGTGACGCTTGACAACTTCACCCCAAGCCGTACCCAGTCGTTTGGCATCGACGGGGAGGCCTGGGTGTGAGTGGGTTAATCTGAGCACAAAGCAGCACGAGTATAGGTGAGGATTCTGTAGTTGGCTGACGAGCATTCTGTCCTGGATTGCGGAACAAGGGACAACCGCTTGAATAGCGGTATCCTGGGATACGGAGAGCGCAGACAATTTGGCCTTCATCTCGGGCGAGAGTGTGTCGGCCAAGCTCGAGCCAGCGTCGGTGGTAGGGGTGAGGGCGCCAGTCTCTGAGTCATCCAGTGAGCTGTCCTTGTCGCTGGCATTATCGCtggtggaggacgaggcaAGCTCAGCCGGGCCCTGGGCCATCGAATACAGCGACTCCAGTGTAGTTGCTGCCATGATATCGGCAATGTTGATGGTAATACCCTGAGCCCGACATTGGGCCAATATCTTGATGGCCAGCAGAGAGTCGCCGCCcaaggagagaaaggaccGTTGCGGATCGACATCTTTGGTGTCAAGCTGGAGCACATTGGCACATATCCTCCGGAGCTCAAGCTGTAGCCACTCCGATGGGGAGGATTCTATAGCGCCAGGCATaatgatggtgatgatgatgcttgTAAGGGGGAAACGGGTAGAAGAACAAGAGGGGTATCTCAACGGTctagcaacatcaacaatgaagcatgaaaaagaataaaaaaaagaaaattaAAAGTTCCAAGAGTAAGAGTAGTGAAAGACGGGGCCGTGTGAATGCTTGGAAGAGACAAGCCCTCTGTCTGGGCGGCTTGTACTTATACAATAATCTTATACAAAGAATACAGATTCGCCCTTGGCGACTGCAACAACAGATTAGCCTCGTTGAAGCTCCGCTAACTCATTGAAAAATACTAGCGTATAGTTATGTACAAACGATAAAAGTTCTTTCAAGTGGTATagtaaaataaaaaaaggagaaaacaATGCCGTTAACGTCCCATCTGAGACAAGCTAAGGATCGGCCCCCAATCTGACCAGTTCTGCAATGATCGCGCCACTCAGCGACAACATGAGCCACCTGTGGTATCGGTTGGGTGTCAAGAAGCTGAGGGCCTAGGAGCTGACTGTACAGGAGGACGCAGGATGTAGGAGCTAAGGATTAGGGCTAAGGATCAAGGCTGACGCTGAGGCGTTGCAGCTGGAAATTAGAGCAGCCACGCGAACCAGCCCAAGGCTTGATTTAGTCAATCCTTTTGCTAATCGTTAAACAAGGGGTATACCTGCCGAcaggcgaagaagctgatagTTTAATGGATTGTAGGCAGTAGAGCAGTGGGAAACTATATTAGACTACATATAACGACAGTATTCGACCCATCCTGCGATagttctctctctctcctttctgATGGGAGCTCCTGTATACCAGGAGTAGACCGAGCCTCACAATGTCTCACTcaatgtcatcatcatcatcatcatcatcatcatcatcatcatcaagggaTGAAGGCCAGAGCAGACTCAATAACGTGCTCAGCAACATCGCCAAACAATGCAGGACCACATCAGCCCAAGTCCAGGACGTCTACCCCTGTACACCACTTCAACAAGGCCTGTTCGCCCTCTCATTGACGTCTCCAGGGGCGTACATGGCCCAGCATGTCTTTAGACTCCAACCGTTCGTCGATCAGGGACGCATGAAGCAAGCATGGAACGTGGTCCTGCAGAAACATGCCATCCTCCGCACGCGGATCGTCATGCTTGGGGAAAATGCCATGCAGGTCGTTCTCAAGCAATCGCCTGAATGGAGGAACTGCAGCGATCTACGCGCGTATCTCGATGCCGATCAGTCGATCACCCTTC encodes the following:
- a CDS encoding protein CYP623B2 (transcript_id=CADANIAT00005260), which translates into the protein MHIMNAVDSLLGVGLYFLLPAALLYIINTVFFGAVYPRGVPFIRERPGKTSFSLKTRLAYLTDCESLFREAYHKYLKNGKPVILPGFGVRTELILPVSSLRWATTQPDSVLSPGEAFVEIDQADYSLGHSRYVVDAWQGMLVKNEMNAVLENIVAAMNEELGVAFDRYFGTDEENWRDIDLLEAAKLVVAQAASRFTVGLSLCRNEKYLNDSFDAIDGCVITAGVVGGCPPVLRPLIGPIAGLKARLANRRLRKHIEPLYHARMEALKLPIEDQPQDHFQMMLRFAQRERKEELYSLDQIATRVTVANFGSMHQTSIQVTNMLLNILASDPEYNTIAVLRDEIDQVLGSDTAWTKAKVSKMTKADSVARETLRCHSFGGRAVFRKVLVDGVTTDTGLPLPKGTLFSFLSQPAHVDEETYEDPFKYDPFRFSRVREAANDPAKAGSLSFVSTGPSYLAFSHGKHACPGRFLVDFELKMIIAYVLKNYDIRFPEEYQGKRPANRWVAEAVFPPSGVRVLVKRRRA
- a CDS encoding protein inpB (transcript_id=CADANIAT00005261); amino-acid sequence: MPGAIESSPSEWLQLELRRICANVLQLDTKDVDPQRSFLSLGGDSLLAIKILAQCRAQGITINIADIMAATTLESLYSMAQGPAELASSSTSDNASDKDSSLDDSETGALTPTTDAGSSLADTLSPEMKAKLSALSVSQDTAIQAVVPCSAIQDRMLVSQLQNPHLYSCCFVLRLTHSHPGLPVDAKRLGTAWGEVVKRHSSLRTVLVESTQRPGHYNQVILAGIIPAVEHYEGADHLGSVKFNVNNPIVFQPHSIPHRLQLVQVSPSEVYLKFDISHLLIDGQSAEVLLKDLSDAYRDGGLAAAPLSYADYVSSYLLEPAQLNTSRKESGMEMSPLTVPMDRPNEGLFDFQTVSANVPLDSRLVQSVCARYSVTLATVCQLAWGLVLRCYAGTDSVCFSYVNSGRSMSIPGVQEVIGPIVQTSMCSIQLGPADELPKILQRIHRDALQAMSQLSPLEANSTSKSARQLSNTTMSFQRALDDAAAQRAGLLVKIEGKANPTDYDISLGIAAGADGLSVDLDFWGSRLDEESARTMLGAFEAAIRGIIDSPDSTVSNISLLSPGEVSQLAQWNASIPKPERVCVHDKIMEISKLQPGAAAVNSWDGNLTYHDLTVQASTLAHHLRDQLGVGPERFVGICMDKSKWAIVSMLAVLMAGGIVVPLGVSHPRARIRELLNDTAAVALLVDGKHGDRLAGLEVENAAMLTVDQQLLDSLPTIPKPPVSGVTPDNAAWVIYTSGSTGVPKGVVLLHQNISTSVIAHGAVFGVNCVTRTAQFASYTFDVSLSDIVMTLFHGGCVCIFSEESRMNSLTEALQGLAVNYVNLTPTVLGLLNPADLPVIRTVVAGGEAMDPGIIEKWSPHARVFNSVGPSECTIIAVAAGPVTDPAQAANVGYPTGTRLWVALPTDPNQLCPVGVPGELLIEGPMLSRGYLNDPEKTAGAFITNPAFVKHLEAATPAWKVLFQKSERRFYRSGDLVRQKRDGSLVHMGRRDTQVKIRGQRVEIGEIEYWIMQRLKEVRRVAVLVIERGQGKEQKSLVAAVEFKEDYEDVRHSDDDISPVTKIGESTVLPQLLPLTEPLSKALHQLRNDLLEHLPPYMSPTMYAPVSQLPLNLSGKIDRRAVTQFINELDDVQLQQYLAVSGSHQEPSTETEFKLQKLWAKTLGVDVSQISADSHFFHIGGDSVAAMRVVAAARDVELVLRVADLFEYPRLPDLARAVESRVVDEADEEDPAPFSVWRESRGSEPSEEPVELDKIAAMCNLSKEQIEDVLPCTALQEGLIALTAQQPTAYIDRRVFALSQEVDLSQYRAAWQIVIHRTSALRTRIVSGPQTGSLQVVVVPRHIDWNKSSSLDEYLETDRQTGMMMGQPLNRFAFVDQPDGQRFFVWTTHHSTYDGWSRALVLQQVADAYASRDLPPIASFSRFIQYIHSQPQDAAASYWKAQLGGDTSADFPALPIANYRPRPQQRHQHTVNLASSSTKVMLPDLLRGAWALVVHQYVGKTDPVFAIALSGRNAPVRNVPNIAGPTLTTVPVRIFIDPEQLVNEFLQSVRQQAVDMIPYEHTGLQRIKKMVPELAAAVDLKHLFVVQPASDGESKFKIPGVTEHLVAVDEFDSYGLNVECMLSGQSIEVDVRFDEKMLSSSQVIRLMSQFEAVVHQLHLHGEGSLKIKDIDLLSPEDVNQLRQWNALPLAQPLDVCLHDLIAEVARSRPGAAAIEAWDGTLTHAQLQSYASTLAGYLIELGVGPEISVPVCMDKSVWAVVCFLAVLQAGGVVVPLGTGHPIPHIASIIEDTGAKLVLVDAQQFERLLELTPSRGLTLVPIDTQLLNSLPTAAPQTSVTPANAAWIVFTSGSTGKAKGVVLTHSNLSTAIKTHGARFGLGTHTRTIQFAAHTFDAVLQDYFTTLASGGTVCVPSEADRMNDLAGVMRGMNVNFANLTSTVARLLTPDQVPSLKVLILAGEQIQDSVVETWYKHAEVLNVYGPTECSINSTCNGPISDLSNAQSIGFGMGSRTWIADPTDPNRLCPVGTPGELLIEGPGLARGYLGDPAKTEAAIIQNPSFASRFALSDCRVYRTGDLAKQTEDGQILYLGRIDTQIKIRGQRVELGEIEHWIGRHLPHVKHTAVVAISRGEKQMRLAAVIERENGHKPDPVIFTQLKKTLSSLLPSYMVPSLYIPVTEIPLTVSGKLDRRAIKQTVESMPTEELEQYFAGESSGTRVPPSTEMEKALQRIWANSLGIEVDAIGADDNFFQLGGDSVVAMHISASSRQDQSVKGLAVGDIFMHPRLADLAVLLEKRPREGEGGWDEEMRDDESPFALLQEVLDLDLKDI